Sequence from the candidate division KSB1 bacterium genome:
GTCGTCTTCGCTCAAGCCGCGCGAACGACTCTGCGGCAGGGTCAGCAGTTCCAAAGGCGGTTTCCGGTAATTCTGCAGATAGGAGAGCTGCTCTTTATAATCCAACCTGGCTTCGGCTCGCGGCGCTTCTTCCGGCGGCTCTTCAGCCTCTTCTTCCCGCAACTCTTCGAGAGGCTTCACCGATACTTGAGGCGGCCTTTCCAAATCCGATCGATGAATCTGCAGTTGTTGACGACGGAAAGGAACACCTTGGTCTTTATGTACCTCTTCCTTAATCTTTCGTGTTGCCTGCTTTGGCCGCCCCACATAATGCAGATTTGCCAATTTCCTAAAGAAATCCTCAAAGGGAAGTAAAATGTCGGAAAGCCGCAGGGTTGAAATAAACAGCACCGTGAGAATGACGGCACCGATGAGAAAGATAACCGCACCGATAGGCCCCAAAACCACAATCATGCCTTTAGCGATCCAGCTGCCGAGAAGACCGGAAAATTCGATTCGCGAGGATCCGCTTGCGGCGCTGCTTATGCCGTCGACAAGGGCAAAAGCGATGGAAACATAGAGGGCAAAAAGAAGCGTGTAAAATGTCCATCGGATCAGCGGATAGGAATCTTTGTGCAATAATCGGTTCCATCCCCAAAAGAAAATCAAAAAGGGCAGAACAATGGTTGCGTAGCCCAGCGTATATCGAATCAAAAAATGCGACAAATAGACTCCCGCCCAACCCGCAAGGTTACTGATCCGGTGACCTTCGAAAATCGATGCGGGGGTTTCTTCAGGCGAGTAGGAATAAAGAGCGGCAAAAAGCAGAATGCTAAAGACGATGAGCAGAATCCCCATGATCTCCTGCTCTTTTTCCGGGCTCATCGCCGCAGCGGTTCGGCGCGGGCTTTTTTGCACCAACCGTCTTTTTCTTCTTTTGGTCATGGATTATCCACTATAAAAGAATTCGCACCCTGCCGGCTTTAAATAGCGGTGCAACCGCAAATTGATCGAGTTGGGCACAGAAGGCAAGATCCGACCCGAAACCGATCTTTTGCAGAAATTTCCCATGGGGACAATTTTCAAGCAATTGTACCGTAGATCCGCTCCACTGCTCGGAAATGGTCACAGCTTTTTCGGCATCCGGAGTTAACCTGAACGCATCCGGCCTCGACAGCATCAGCCTGCGGATTGTTTCGCCGCAGCAGACGGAATCTTCGATCGAAGCCCGACCGTCGTTGCCCGCAGCGATCAAACAGAGATCGCCCGCGGCACCGGCCAGCCGCTCGACGACCGCCTGCAGGTTTAGAAAAGATAAAACAACGACTTCTTTCGCAGCTGAGGAATTAACCAGTGCCCGCGTACCGTTCGTCGTGGTGGTGATCACCCGTTTTGCGAAAACAACCTCAGGTACATACTCGCGCGGTGAATTGCCGAGATGAAATCCGGGAATTCTTTTGCCGCCTCGTTCTCCGCCCAAAACGACCTCATCAGATGGAAAGCTTGAATAGATCGCTAAAGCATCCTCAACGGTCAAAGCGGGAATAACTTCACGACAGCCGTTCTGCAGCGCCGTCACGATCGTCGAAGTCGCCCGCAGCACATCGGCTGCTGCCGCAACTTTGCCTTGCACACGTTCGGGCCGGATGTCATCCGCTGTCTCAATGAAATCGATCGTCCTTAGCGGCATTTTCACCCTTTGGGGCGATAAAAGGGCGTTTTGACCACCATTCCCGGTACGCGCCTGCCGCGCACATCAACCTCGAGCGGCGTACCTTCGGCTGCTGCATCGATCGCGACGTACCCCATGCCGATGCCCTTTTCGAGCATGGGAGAAAAGCCGCCGCTGGTTACATGACCAAGAAGACGGTCGCCTTGATAGAGCGCATAACCGTGCCGCGGTACGGCGCGGCCTTCAACTTCAAAGCCGATCAGCTTGCGCTTAAGACCCTGTTCGCGCACACGCAGGAGCGCCTCGCGACCGATAAAATCGCCTTTGTCCAGCTTGGTGATCCAACCCAGTCCCGCTTCCAACGGATTGGTCGTGGCGTCGATGTCGTTGCCGTATAGACAATATTTCATTTCCAAGCGCAGAGTATCCCGCGCGCCCAAGCCGATGGGTTCGATCTCGTATTTTCGGCCGGATTCCATCAGCGCCTGCCAAATCTGCACGGAATAGCTGCGGTCGAAACACAACTCAAAGCCGGGTTCTCCCGTATAGCCGGTGCGGGAAACGACGACGGGGAAACCGGCTACTTGCCCGCTTTTCATCCAATAATACTTGATTTCCGAAAGCGGCAAATCGGTCAGCGGTTGAAGAACGGCCTCCGCACAGGGGCCTTGAAGAGCAAGTAGGCTCAACTCGTCGCTGCGGTTCTCCAACTTTACGCCGTCCATTAGGTGCCGCTGCGCCCACTCCCAATCCTTTTCGATATTTGCCGCATTGACGACCATCATGTAATGATCTGCAAAACGATAGACCAACAAGTCGTCGACAATACCGCCGTCTTCGTAACACATGGCGCTGTACTGCACCTGATCCACCGCGAGCTTGGCGACATCGTTGATGGTCAGGCGCTGCAGAAAAGCAAGTGCATTCGGACCGCTGACAAAAAACTCACCCATGTGCGACACGTCGAAAAGGCCGACCGTCGTGCGTACGCGGCGATGCTCCTGCAGAATCCCCGCATACTGAATGGGCATGTAAAAGCCTGCAAATTCCACCATCTTGGCATTCAATGCGACATGGACATCGAACAGAGCCGTCTTTTTAATTTCCATCTGTGCTCCTTTCTTTTCGGCCTGCTCATCGGGTACATATCGATTCCTTCCATCTGAATTAGGAACCGATCACTGAAACGTCGCCCCATGGACTTTTTCAAAATGAAATTACAACTATCTTGACCATACAGTCAAGGAATAAATTGGCAGGCAAAAAAGGCCTCCCGAAAAGAATCGTTTCGGGAGGCCGAGGATTCAGCGGGTCAAATTCAGGAAATCATTAAAGAGGACAAAGATCATCAAGGCCAGCAACAATGCCATGCCGATCTGCTGTACGGCGATTTTTATTTTGTTGGAAATCGGTCGACGAATGAACGCCTCAACAGTCAACAGCAGCAGATGGCCGCCGTCCAAAGCCGGAACCGGCAAAAGGTTCAGCAGAGCCAGGTTGATGCTCAGGATTGCCGCAAAGGCCAAAAGATCGATAAAACCGCGTTTGGCTACTTGTCCGGACAGCTCGGCAATGCGCAATGGCCCGCCCAACGCTTCTTTGGCTTTGACCTTGCCGGTAAAGAGCGCCGCAAAGGACTTGAGAATCATGGTCGTTTTGTCCACAGTCATCAGCGCACCCATGCGGACGGATTCGAACGGGCCCAGAGGTTTGCGCACCGTTTGCGGCATAATGCCGATCAAGCCGACGTCCAGCGTCGGGTCGTATTTCGGCGTCACATGGGCGAAAAACGGCTTGCCGTCCCGCTCCCATTCGATGTCCAGAGTCCGATTCGGCGCCTTGTGAATGATTGCCGTCAGATCTTCCCACTTTTCCACCGGCCTGCCGTCGATGCTGAGGATGCGGTCGCCGGGCTTGAGTCCGATCGAATCAGCCGGACTGTTCGGACTGACGTTGCCGACAATGGGATAGAGCGGCTCTGCGGGTACTTCTATACCGGTGGTGCCGATAATCATCGTATAGAGGAAAAAAGCCAAAAGAATGTTGAAAATCGGGCCGGCCGCGATCACCAGGAACCGCGCCCAAACCGGCTTGGACATGAACTCGTAGGGTTCGCCTTTCAGGGAACCCGTATCGAGACTCTCGTCGATCATGCCCGACATCTTGACATAGCCGCCGAGAGGAACGGCCGAAATGCAATAGTCTGTATCACCGATCTTTTTGCCGAAAAGGCGGGGAGGAAAGCCGATCGAAAATCGTTCTACACGGATACCGACCAATTTGGCCAGCAGAAAATGGCCGAATTCGTGCACCAAAACCAGCAGACCGATGATAAACGCAAACGGCAGACCATAGACGTATAAAGTATGCAAAAAATCGCTCATAATTCCTTTCCCGCAGCAAAACGCTGTCGATGATTCATACCGTTCCAGCCTCGATTTCCTGCCGAACGGCGCCAATTAGACGAGGCTTTCCGCAAAAAGATTCTTTTATTTTAATCAAAATCGATTTTTCCGGCAATATTTCTTGCCCATTCGTCCGCGGCAAGCAATTCCTCGATGCTCGGCTGTCGGACAATTTGATGCGCCGAAAGAGTCTGTTCGATGATCGCCTCGATTTGGTCAAAGCGGATCTCACGGCGTAGAAACCTTTGCACCGCGATTTCATTGGCGGCATTGAGAACCGCCGTCGATGTCCCGCCGCTTTCCAGTGCTTGGTACGCCAGCGCCAGGCAGCGAAACTTTTCCAAATCCGGCGGCTCAAAGTCGAGCGAAAAAGCGATGGAAAAATCCATGCGCGGGAATTCGGACGGCCGACGCTCCGGCCAGGTTAAGGCCAGTTGTATCGGCACACGCATGTCCGGCTTGCCCAGCTGCGCTTTAACGGAACCGTCGCGAAAAGCCACCATCGAATGGACGATCGACTGGGGGTGAACAACAACGCGCACGCGGTCCGGCGTCAGGCCGAACAAGCGGCAAGCTTCGATCACCTCCAAACCCTTATTCATCATGGTTGCCGAGTCGATGGTAATCTTGGCGCCCATCGACCAGTTCGGATGCTTGAGCGCCTCCTCGACGGTGACCGAGGAAAACTTTTCCTTAGGCAACAGCCGAAACGGACCGCCCGAACCGGTGAGCAGGATTTCCTCGACCGTCGAAACATCTTCGCCCATCAGACATTGAAACACAGCGCTATGCTCGCTGTCGACGGGCAAAATACGCACGTTTTTTTCAGCAGCCCGCCTCATCACGTGTTCGCCGCCGATCACCAGGCTTTCTTTATTGGCCAGCGCCACATCGCAGCCTTTTTCCACGGCGGCCAGAGTCGGCAAAAAGCCGGCCGCCCCAACGACGGCATTGACCACCAGCTCCGCATCGATTCTTTCGATCAGCCGAACAAGCGCCTTTTCACCGGCAAAAAGCTCAACATTGAGCCTTAGCAGCTCTTCGATGACATCGGACGACGGCTCCGCTCCGCTGATCGCTGCAGCGCGGGGCCTAAACCGGCGACATTGCTCCAGCAGAACATCGATCTGAGAGTGCGTCGAAAGGGCGGTCAAAGAAAGCAAATCCGGATTGGCTTCGATGCACTGCAGCGTGTTACGGCCAATCGAGCCGGTCGATCCCAACAGGATGATTCGCTTGCTCATAACGAACTGCTCACGATCGAAAACCGTTCGAGAAGGCGCATGGCTTCCTCGTGTTCGTTCGGAGTAGGTTCTCCATCCAAAAAACGAATGCCCAGCTCATCGGCAAAGGCATCTCGAATGCAAAGAGCGGCTTGTCTTTTGTCAACGCCGTGCGGCAAAACCTGATTTAGCACCACGGTGCGCCGTTCCATGAAGGATCTCAGCCGTAGCCGTTGTGAATCGTCGCGCACGGCGACATAGCGGGTAATGTTCAAATGTTCCTCGCCGATTAGGATGGAGCCGTGCTGCAGCACGCCGTTGCTGATACGTCTCTGTGCGCTGCCGACTAATTTTCTATTGCCGATGACGATCTCATATTGCGCCGAGGAGGCATAGCAAAGCGCGGCCGGGTCCGGACCATTGAATTGAGGCGTTCTTTTTTTGCGTTCGAAATCGACCGGTGCGCCAAGGCAGCGCAGGCCGCGCACCAGACAGCGGCTGATCAACTCATAGATCGTCAAAATGTGGTCGGAAAAATATCGACTGCTCGGCGGCAGAACGACCGCATAGGTAATCTCGTTTTGGTGCAAAACCGCCCTTCCGCCGGTAGGCCGATAGACGACGTCGACACCGTCCTCTCGACACCGGTCAAGGTCGAGATCCTGCTCGGACTGATGATATCCCAGAGAAATCGTCGGCACTTTCCAGCCGTATATACGTAGAGTCGGCAGTGTCTCGCCGCGTGAGGCGGCCAACGTCATCGCCATATCGAGGGCCATATTGTACGCCCCTGGCAACGCTCCGTAATGGATAAACCGCCACAGTTCGTCGGCTGAGCCGCTCACTCAGATGATTCCCCGTTCTGCCTTTTCAATGAACTCTAAAATGTGAAGAACTTCGGGAATGAGCTCGACCTCTTCCCGAATGCGGGCCACTGCCTGGCTGACATTGAGGTTGGATCGATAGATCAGCCGATAAGCATGTTTGAGAGCGCGCATGGTCTCTTCAGGGAAACCGCGCCGCCGCAATCCGACCGAATTCAGCCCGACGAACCGCAACGGTTCTTCTGAAGCGAGGATATACGGCGGAACGTCTTTGGTGACGCGGAAATGGCCGCCGACCATGACGTGTCGGCCGATGCGGCAGAATTGATGCACGCCGGTGAGCCCGCCGATGATCGCCCAGTCTTCGACCGTAACATGTCCCGCAAGCTGCACGGCATTGGCCAAGATGACGTTGTCTCCGACGATGCAGTCATGGGCCACATGGGTATAAGCCATCAGGAGGCAGTTGGAACCGACGACGCTCTTGCCGCGCATCTGCGTACCGCGGTTGAGTGTGCAGAACTCGCGCACCGTCGTGTTGTTGCCGATCTCAAAGGTGGTCTTTTCGCCGCCGAATTTAAGATCCTGCGGCAACGTTGCAATGACGGCGCCGTGATGAATGCGGCAGCCGGAGCCGATGCGCGCGCCGTCGGCAATCAGCACCTGCGACGCAATCGTTGTGTTGTCGCCGATCTGTACATCGCCTTCAATAATGGTATACGGGCCGACGCTTACATTTTCGCCTAGTTCGGCTTTAGGGTTCACAATTGCCGTCGGATGGATGGACGTCACTTCCGCCTCTTTAGTTTTAGGGATTATTTCTGCTCTCGATCGACAATGGCGGCCATCAGCTCCGCTTCACACGCAAGTTGGTCGCCGACATAGGCGCGGCCGTACATTTTTGCCATCGAGCGCCGCAAAGCCGAGAGTTCCACCTCGAAACGAAGCGTGTCGCCCGGCTTTACTGTTCGCCGAAACCGGACGTTGTCGATCCCCGAAAAAAGAACCAGCTTGGTGCTCGGATCCGTCTGCGCGTTCAAGAGAAGAATACCGCCGGTTTGCGCCATCGCCTCTATAATCAGCACGCCCGGCATGATCGGGTTGCCGGGAAAATGTCCTTGGAAAAACGGCTCATTGGCCGTCACGTTCTTGATGCCGATGACATGCTCTCCGGGGACCAGGTCGAGAATCTTGTCGACAAGAAGGAAGGGATAGCGATGCGGCAGGATCTTTTGGATGGCCTCGTTGTCCAGGAAAACGCCCTTCAGATCATCGACCTGATACTTTTTGCGGATCAGCTTTTTTTCGTACTCTTTGCGGATCAGCTTGACCAGCTCGGCATTGGCCTTGTGGCCTGAGCGCGCGGCGATCACATGCCCTTTGATCGGCA
This genomic interval carries:
- a CDS encoding 2-phosphosulfolactate phosphatase; amino-acid sequence: MPLRTIDFIETADDIRPERVQGKVAAAADVLRATSTIVTALQNGCREVIPALTVEDALAIYSSFPSDEVVLGGERGGKRIPGFHLGNSPREYVPEVVFAKRVITTTTNGTRALVNSSAAKEVVVLSFLNLQAVVERLAGAAGDLCLIAAGNDGRASIEDSVCCGETIRRLMLSRPDAFRLTPDAEKAVTISEQWSGSTVQLLENCPHGKFLQKIGFGSDLAFCAQLDQFAVAPLFKAGRVRILL
- the gcvT gene encoding glycine cleavage system aminomethyltransferase GcvT; this encodes MEIKKTALFDVHVALNAKMVEFAGFYMPIQYAGILQEHRRVRTTVGLFDVSHMGEFFVSGPNALAFLQRLTINDVAKLAVDQVQYSAMCYEDGGIVDDLLVYRFADHYMMVVNAANIEKDWEWAQRHLMDGVKLENRSDELSLLALQGPCAEAVLQPLTDLPLSEIKYYWMKSGQVAGFPVVVSRTGYTGEPGFELCFDRSYSVQIWQALMESGRKYEIEPIGLGARDTLRLEMKYCLYGNDIDATTNPLEAGLGWITKLDKGDFIGREALLRVREQGLKRKLIGFEVEGRAVPRHGYALYQGDRLLGHVTSGGFSPMLEKGIGMGYVAIDAAAEGTPLEVDVRGRRVPGMVVKTPFYRPKG
- the rseP gene encoding RIP metalloprotease RseP; the protein is MSDFLHTLYVYGLPFAFIIGLLVLVHEFGHFLLAKLVGIRVERFSIGFPPRLFGKKIGDTDYCISAVPLGGYVKMSGMIDESLDTGSLKGEPYEFMSKPVWARFLVIAAGPIFNILLAFFLYTMIIGTTGIEVPAEPLYPIVGNVSPNSPADSIGLKPGDRILSIDGRPVEKWEDLTAIIHKAPNRTLDIEWERDGKPFFAHVTPKYDPTLDVGLIGIMPQTVRKPLGPFESVRMGALMTVDKTTMILKSFAALFTGKVKAKEALGGPLRIAELSGQVAKRGFIDLLAFAAILSINLALLNLLPVPALDGGHLLLLTVEAFIRRPISNKIKIAVQQIGMALLLALMIFVLFNDFLNLTR
- the dxr gene encoding 1-deoxy-D-xylulose-5-phosphate reductoisomerase → MSKRIILLGSTGSIGRNTLQCIEANPDLLSLTALSTHSQIDVLLEQCRRFRPRAAAISGAEPSSDVIEELLRLNVELFAGEKALVRLIERIDAELVVNAVVGAAGFLPTLAAVEKGCDVALANKESLVIGGEHVMRRAAEKNVRILPVDSEHSAVFQCLMGEDVSTVEEILLTGSGGPFRLLPKEKFSSVTVEEALKHPNWSMGAKITIDSATMMNKGLEVIEACRLFGLTPDRVRVVVHPQSIVHSMVAFRDGSVKAQLGKPDMRVPIQLALTWPERRPSEFPRMDFSIAFSLDFEPPDLEKFRCLALAYQALESGGTSTAVLNAANEIAVQRFLRREIRFDQIEAIIEQTLSAHQIVRQPSIEELLAADEWARNIAGKIDFD
- a CDS encoding lipoate--protein ligase family protein is translated as MSGSADELWRFIHYGALPGAYNMALDMAMTLAASRGETLPTLRIYGWKVPTISLGYHQSEQDLDLDRCREDGVDVVYRPTGGRAVLHQNEITYAVVLPPSSRYFSDHILTIYELISRCLVRGLRCLGAPVDFERKKRTPQFNGPDPAALCYASSAQYEIVIGNRKLVGSAQRRISNGVLQHGSILIGEEHLNITRYVAVRDDSQRLRLRSFMERRTVVLNQVLPHGVDKRQAALCIRDAFADELGIRFLDGEPTPNEHEEAMRLLERFSIVSSSL
- the lpxA gene encoding acyl-ACP--UDP-N-acetylglucosamine O-acyltransferase, translated to MTSIHPTAIVNPKAELGENVSVGPYTIIEGDVQIGDNTTIASQVLIADGARIGSGCRIHHGAVIATLPQDLKFGGEKTTFEIGNNTTVREFCTLNRGTQMRGKSVVGSNCLLMAYTHVAHDCIVGDNVILANAVQLAGHVTVEDWAIIGGLTGVHQFCRIGRHVMVGGHFRVTKDVPPYILASEEPLRFVGLNSVGLRRRGFPEETMRALKHAYRLIYRSNLNVSQAVARIREEVELIPEVLHILEFIEKAERGII